Proteins co-encoded in one Setaria viridis chromosome 9, Setaria_viridis_v4.0, whole genome shotgun sequence genomic window:
- the LOC117840315 gene encoding lariat debranching enzyme isoform X3 has product MKIAVEGCMHGELDIVYDTLRRLEEAEWIKIDLLLCCGDFQAVRNTDDLRCVNVPLKYRNMNSFWKYYSGQAVAPYPTIFIGGNHEASNYLWELYYGGWAAPNIYFLGFAGVVKFGNIRIGGLSGIHKQHNYHSGHYERPPYNEQTIRSVYHVNNRTLGSKPAAELLNKLKPPYWFSAHLHCRFPAIIQHGENGPTTKFLALDKCFRGRNFLQVIDIPSNPGPYEIHYDEEWLAITRRFNSVFPLTQRRFTMRDEQLDTQDDRQWVRSKLNARGFKPFDFVQTAPSFNPSNPVSNSSITGSCRNPQTESFLQLLELPYLLDSSNSEGVERNESSSQPGNTLGDEDIELPDEDEDAADDDE; this is encoded by the exons ATGAAG ATCGCGGTGGAGGGTTGCATGCATGGGGAGCTGGACATCGTCTACGACACGCTACGGAGGCTCGAGGAGGCCGAGTGGATCAAGATTGACCTCCTCCTCTGCTGCGGAGATTTCCAG GCTGTTAGGAATACAGATGATTTACGGTGTGTTAACGTCCCACTAAAGTATCGTAACATGAACTCATTTTGGAAGTACTACTCAGGGCAAGCAGTTGCTCCGTACCCAACCATCTTTATCGGTGGAAATCATGAAGCATCCAATTATCTGTGGGAATT GTACTATGGAGGATGGGCAGCACCTAATATATACTTTTTGGGGTTTGCTGGTGTTGTTAAGTTTGGAAACATCCGAATTGGTGGACTGTCAGGAATACATAAGCAACACAATTATCACTCAG GGCACTACGAGAGGCCTCCATACAATGAACAGACTATACGGTCTGTGTACCAT GTTAACAATAGAACGCTAGGCAGCAAACCTGCAGCTGAATTACTGAACAAACTAAAACCACCCTACTGGTTTTCAGCGCATTTACACTGCAGGTTTCCTGCCATCATCCAACATGGAGAGAATGGACCTACGACAAAGTTTCTTGCCCTTGATAAGTGCTTTCGTGGGCGCAATTTTCTGCAG GTTATAGACATTCCATCCAATCCAGGACCATATGAAATCCACTATGATGAAGAATGGCTTGCAATAACCCGAAGATTCAATAGCGTTTTCCCCTTAACTCAAAGGCGATTTACCATGAG GGATGAGCAGCTTGACACTCAAGATGACCGACAATGGGTTCGGAGCAAGTTGAACGCTAGGGGGTTTAAGCCATTTGATTTTGTCCAGACTGCACCATCTTTCAATCCTTCCAATCCAGTCTCCAATTCCTCCATTACAG GAAGTTGCAGGAATCCACAAACTGAGTCTTTTCTCCAGCTTCTGGAACTCCCATATCTGCTGGATTCATCTAACTCTGAAG GGGTTGAAAGAAACGAGTCAAGCTCTCAGCCAGGAAACACGCTTGGTGATGAAGATATAGAACTaccagatgaagatgaagatgccGCAGACGATGATGAGTGA
- the LOC117840028 gene encoding uncharacterized protein: MAPSASMLFLSYHQLHQPAAEATPRKEAAAAAAGGFRLSLSSVLSIPMFERRREAAAPAVRAEGKTVRERDAGEDIKSSSANKELEEKFEEALRLSCWSS, from the coding sequence ATGGCCCCGAGCGCGTCGATGCTGTTCCTGAGCTACCACCAGCTCCAccagccggcggcggaggcgacgccGCGCAAGGaggcggctgccgcggccgcgggcggcttCCGGCTCAGCCTGAGCAGTGTTCTGTCAATCCCGATgttcgagcggcggcgggaggcagcgGCACCGGCGGTGCGGGCGGAGGGGAAGACGGTGCGCGAgcgcgacgccggcgaggaCATCAAGTCGTCGTCGGCTAATAAGGAGCTGGAAGAGAAGTTCGAGGAGGCGCTGCGCCTCAGCTGCTGGTCTTCGTGA
- the LOC117840315 gene encoding lariat debranching enzyme isoform X1 yields MKIAVEGCMHGELDIVYDTLRRLEEAEWIKIDLLLCCGDFQAVRNTDDLRCVNVPLKYRNMNSFWKYYSGQAVAPYPTIFIGGNHEASNYLWELYYGGWAAPNIYFLGFAGVVKFGNIRIGGLSGIHKQHNYHSGHYERPPYNEQTIRSVYHVRHYDVLKLMHVKEPLDIFLSHDWPLGITEYGNWQELIRAKNHFEAEVNNRTLGSKPAAELLNKLKPPYWFSAHLHCRFPAIIQHGENGPTTKFLALDKCFRGRNFLQVIDIPSNPGPYEIHYDEEWLAITRRFNSVFPLTQRRFTMRDEQLDTQDDRQWVRSKLNARGFKPFDFVQTAPSFNPSNPVSNSSITGSCRNPQTESFLQLLELPYLLDSSNSEGVERNESSSQPGNTLGDEDIELPDEDEDAADDDE; encoded by the exons ATGAAG ATCGCGGTGGAGGGTTGCATGCATGGGGAGCTGGACATCGTCTACGACACGCTACGGAGGCTCGAGGAGGCCGAGTGGATCAAGATTGACCTCCTCCTCTGCTGCGGAGATTTCCAG GCTGTTAGGAATACAGATGATTTACGGTGTGTTAACGTCCCACTAAAGTATCGTAACATGAACTCATTTTGGAAGTACTACTCAGGGCAAGCAGTTGCTCCGTACCCAACCATCTTTATCGGTGGAAATCATGAAGCATCCAATTATCTGTGGGAATT GTACTATGGAGGATGGGCAGCACCTAATATATACTTTTTGGGGTTTGCTGGTGTTGTTAAGTTTGGAAACATCCGAATTGGTGGACTGTCAGGAATACATAAGCAACACAATTATCACTCAG GGCACTACGAGAGGCCTCCATACAATGAACAGACTATACGGTCTGTGTACCATGTAAGGCATTATGATGTTCTCAAGCTCATGCATGTGAAGGAGCCACTAGATATATTCTTGTCACATGATTGGCCTCTGGGCATTACTGAGTATGGGAACTGGCAGGAGCTCATTAGGGCGAAGAACCACTTTGAAGCTGAG GTTAACAATAGAACGCTAGGCAGCAAACCTGCAGCTGAATTACTGAACAAACTAAAACCACCCTACTGGTTTTCAGCGCATTTACACTGCAGGTTTCCTGCCATCATCCAACATGGAGAGAATGGACCTACGACAAAGTTTCTTGCCCTTGATAAGTGCTTTCGTGGGCGCAATTTTCTGCAG GTTATAGACATTCCATCCAATCCAGGACCATATGAAATCCACTATGATGAAGAATGGCTTGCAATAACCCGAAGATTCAATAGCGTTTTCCCCTTAACTCAAAGGCGATTTACCATGAG GGATGAGCAGCTTGACACTCAAGATGACCGACAATGGGTTCGGAGCAAGTTGAACGCTAGGGGGTTTAAGCCATTTGATTTTGTCCAGACTGCACCATCTTTCAATCCTTCCAATCCAGTCTCCAATTCCTCCATTACAG GAAGTTGCAGGAATCCACAAACTGAGTCTTTTCTCCAGCTTCTGGAACTCCCATATCTGCTGGATTCATCTAACTCTGAAG GGGTTGAAAGAAACGAGTCAAGCTCTCAGCCAGGAAACACGCTTGGTGATGAAGATATAGAACTaccagatgaagatgaagatgccGCAGACGATGATGAGTGA
- the LOC117840315 gene encoding lariat debranching enzyme isoform X2 has translation MKIAVEGCMHGELDIVYDTLRRLEEAEWIKIDLLLCCGDFQAVRNTDDLRCVNVPLKYRNMNSFWKYYSGQAVAPYPTIFIGGNHEASNYLWELYYGGWAAPNIYFLGFAGVVKFGNIRIGGLSGIHKQHNYHSGHYERPPYNEQTIRSVYHVRHYDVLKLMHVKEPLDIFLSHDWPLGITEYGNWQELIRAKNHFEAEVNNRTLGSKPAAELLNKLKPPYWFSAHLHCRFPAIIQHGENGPTTKFLALDKCFRGRNFLQVIDIPSNPGPYEIHYDEEWLAITRRFNSVFPLTQRRFTMRDEQLDTQDDRQWVRSKLNARGFKPFDFVQTAPSFNPSNPVSNSSITGSCRNPQTESFLQLLELPYLLDSSNSEGVFC, from the exons ATGAAG ATCGCGGTGGAGGGTTGCATGCATGGGGAGCTGGACATCGTCTACGACACGCTACGGAGGCTCGAGGAGGCCGAGTGGATCAAGATTGACCTCCTCCTCTGCTGCGGAGATTTCCAG GCTGTTAGGAATACAGATGATTTACGGTGTGTTAACGTCCCACTAAAGTATCGTAACATGAACTCATTTTGGAAGTACTACTCAGGGCAAGCAGTTGCTCCGTACCCAACCATCTTTATCGGTGGAAATCATGAAGCATCCAATTATCTGTGGGAATT GTACTATGGAGGATGGGCAGCACCTAATATATACTTTTTGGGGTTTGCTGGTGTTGTTAAGTTTGGAAACATCCGAATTGGTGGACTGTCAGGAATACATAAGCAACACAATTATCACTCAG GGCACTACGAGAGGCCTCCATACAATGAACAGACTATACGGTCTGTGTACCATGTAAGGCATTATGATGTTCTCAAGCTCATGCATGTGAAGGAGCCACTAGATATATTCTTGTCACATGATTGGCCTCTGGGCATTACTGAGTATGGGAACTGGCAGGAGCTCATTAGGGCGAAGAACCACTTTGAAGCTGAG GTTAACAATAGAACGCTAGGCAGCAAACCTGCAGCTGAATTACTGAACAAACTAAAACCACCCTACTGGTTTTCAGCGCATTTACACTGCAGGTTTCCTGCCATCATCCAACATGGAGAGAATGGACCTACGACAAAGTTTCTTGCCCTTGATAAGTGCTTTCGTGGGCGCAATTTTCTGCAG GTTATAGACATTCCATCCAATCCAGGACCATATGAAATCCACTATGATGAAGAATGGCTTGCAATAACCCGAAGATTCAATAGCGTTTTCCCCTTAACTCAAAGGCGATTTACCATGAG GGATGAGCAGCTTGACACTCAAGATGACCGACAATGGGTTCGGAGCAAGTTGAACGCTAGGGGGTTTAAGCCATTTGATTTTGTCCAGACTGCACCATCTTTCAATCCTTCCAATCCAGTCTCCAATTCCTCCATTACAG GAAGTTGCAGGAATCCACAAACTGAGTCTTTTCTCCAGCTTCTGGAACTCCCATATCTGCTGGATTCATCTAACTCTGAAGGTGTCTTTTGTTAA
- the LOC117835045 gene encoding FIP1[V]-like protein → MEDEDEFGDLYTDILIPTQTPASTSAPSNPAPVETLPRPPPNPNPTPAAAAPAAAEDDDDWLLGGSDPIPGVDPTGDWADEDDDGGAPPPPVKREAAAPAKPPPAADDLDPLMGGGAGDSGPAIPGLSSSAAAGAAGSEDWDSDSEDDIQIVLNETDGRRGLGEDEGDDEDGEDLVIVADGPHIPGMEEQDWGEDPASAGVEGDRKDGGEPGKAVAAPGGRIGYSGGGPGFHPQHHSMFKYVRPGAPGASIGGAPGGPGQFRPPGPSGPFSGRGRGDWRPAGGRGMNKNFHSGYGSTPWGGSGRGFGGGLDFTLPPHKTIFDIDVDAAFEEKPWKYPGADISDFFNFGFDEEKWKDFCKQLDQLRLESRMQSRIRVYESGRSEQDYDPDLPPELAAATGHPDISVDNRNKTDNGHTDFDAQGRGPANVRTPVMTGRPIQVENIYTDRIPTADSRPHRMRESDSVIEIVCQGRDSMDDETVDQTEKDSQGGNKKGSHDVEEDKPYPSDKINNSSHNSNLGIKTEHKRQLPVSSESDMLSTGVNVNAHSPPSYKTRGSPRGARSLKGRSLGQNSIREIESSNEVIPRQSSSKRRHDSRRENPVEGQETKVDSEGSLVAADDVADKLSTEDHFDDNDDDGRLALVDSVEVDGDDATSEPPSDTNEDDILDHSGKKQKPISMVEQPAGHNSSEPDELRTSENSKGRSGSSKDQQKRLESGEEVLQDRHPRRVNDVRRHHDAEERNLRRKDEFSRDGKPDVERSHLPSRGREDPHQTYANRDRVDIRSRSYDRVRETEIWPRREDSVHGRRGKEEDLRLEYNAEVGARHNRNKARPTDRNDRDEDLHSRKRLDDGDWRGSRQRERGDVVLNRRESLDDSHIKRNKDDENLRRMKPENEDMVPGYRARDDNNRRKRERDDGVDQKRRDDSGRMREKVDDRHHAKHKDDNWRQREREDRQRPKHENALTLQREEGRGTGRGRVMDDKLVSGGKKKDELRSSVLSKEPQERTRQNEPSRRGQGVEENSLQNKGRSDVHPRDDNSNSERSSRQEKQNNNRLSGSSDARHAGRDRHRESTRKGRSSEPGEHDLHRSSKRRREDHESHRTGKVETKEANEQENSRGHAASSKKSQNPQPDNSLVNQVEEDAISDDENHEDSRRGRSKLERWTSNKEIEYSNIDDDSTQTFPTIKTDVQAPIADLLGKSEVSAAVGNSDIKSSVDTGQTSDKIAEERDRHLDTVERLKRRSERFKLPMPGEKDAPQSKKVDNEVQLPQNEPAAADMEVKPERPARKRRWTSGS, encoded by the exons atGGAGGACGAAGACGAGTTCGGCGACCTCTATACCGACATCCTCATCCCTACCCAGacccccgcctccacctccgcgccaTCCAACCCTGCTCCCGTGGAAACCCTACCCCGACCGCCTCCAAACCCTAATCCtacccccgcggcggcggcgccggcggcggcggaagacgacgacgactggCTCCTAGGAGGGAGCGACCCCATCCCCGGGGTCGATCCGACCGGCGACTGGGCagacgaggacgacgatggaggcgcgcccccgccgcccgtgaAGCGTGAAGCTGCTGCGCCTGCGAAGCCTCCCCCCGCCGCGGATGACCTCGATCCGCTCATGGGGGGCGGTGCGGGCGACTCCGGGCCGGCCATCCCTGGGCTCTCGTCGTCGGCAGCAGCTGGTGCGGCCGGCAGCGAGGATTGGGACAGCGATAGCGAGGACGACATCCAGATCGTGCTCAACGAGACCGATGGCCGCCGGGGCCTCGGGGAGGATGaaggcgacgacgaggacggcgaggaccTCGTCATCGTCGCCGATGGACCACACATCCCCGGGATGGAGGAGCAGGATTGGGGAGAGGACCCAGCATCGGCAGGGGTGGAGGGGGACCGGAAAGACGGCGGCGAGCCTGGtaaggcggtggcggcacccggCGGGAGGATCGGGTACAGTGGCGGCGGCCCGGGGTTCCATCCGCAGCACCATTCCATGTTCAAG TATGTACGCCCTGGTGCTCCTGGAGCTTCAATAGGTGGGGCTCCTGGTGGTCCTGGTCAGTTCCGCCCTCCTGGGCCTTCAGGCCCTTTCTCTGGTCGTGGAAGAGGTGACTGGAGGCCTGCTGGTGGTCGGGGCATGAATAAAAACTTCCATTCAGGCTATGGAAGTACTCCATGGGGTGGTTCAGGGCGTGGTTTTGGTGGTGGACTAGATTTCACACTTCCTCCTCACAA GACAATATTTGATATTGATGTGGATGCTGCATTTGAGGAGAAGCCATGGAAATACCCTGGTGCTGATATTTCAGACTTTTTTAACTTTGGCTTTGATGAAGAGAAGTGGAAAGACTTTTGCAAGCAGCTG GACCAACTGCGGCTAGAGTCCAGAATGCAATCTAGAATACGGGTGTATGAAAGTGGCCGCTCAGAACAG GATTATGATCCAGATTTGCCACCAGAGCTAGCTGCTGCGACTGGTCATCCAGACATATCTGTTGACAATCGCAATAAAACAGATAATGGTCATACAGATTTCGATGCTCAAGGAAGAGGCCCTGCAAATGTGCGGACACCAGTG ATGACAGGAAGACCTATACAAGTTGAAAATATTTACACAGATCGGATTCCAACTGCTGATTCACGCCCACATCGAATGCGTGAGTCAGATTCTGTTATCGAG ATTGTGTGCCAGGGCCGTGATTCAATGGATGATGAGACAGTGGACCAAACTGAGAAGGATTCTCAAGGAGGTAATAAAAAAGGATCCCATGATGTTGAGGAGGACAAGCCCTATCCATCAGATAAGATTAATAATTCTAGTCATAACTCAAATTTGGGGATAAAGACAGAACATAAGAGGCAGTTACCAGTTTCATCCGAAAGTGACATGTTGTCCACGGGTGTCAATGTCAATGCTCACTCTCCTCCCAGCTACAAAACAAGAGGTTCTCCTCGTGGAGCAAG GTCATTGAAAGGAAGGTCACTGGGTCAGAACTCTATTCGAGAAATTGAAAGCTCCAATGAAGTAATACCTCGTCAATCATCCTCAAAGAGACGCCATGATTCACGGAGAGAGAACCCTGTTGAGGGACAAGAAACTAAGGTTGATTCAGAAGGATCACTTGTTGCTGCTGATGACGTGGCAGATAAGCTGAGTACAGAAGATCACTTTGATGACAACGACGATGATGGTAGGCTTGCATTGGTTGATAGTGTTGAAGTGGATGGTGATGATGCTACCTCAGAACCACCTAGTGATACAAATGAGGATGATATCTTGGATCACTCTGGTAAAAAGCAGAAACCTATATCTATGGTTGAGCAACCTGCTGGGCACAATAGCAGTGAACCTGATGAATTGAGGACTAGTGAAAATAGTAAAGGCAGGTCTGGTAGCAGCAAAGATCAGCAGAAACGCCTTGAATCTGGTGAAGAAGTTCTTCAAGATAGGCACCCAAGGAGAGTAAATGATGTAAGAAGGCATCATGATGCGGAAGAACGCAACCTCCGCCGAAAAGATGAGTTTTCTCGAGATGGCAAACCAGATGTAGAAAGATCACATTTGCCCTCCAGAGGCAGGGAAGATCCCCACCAGACTTATGCGAACAGAGATCGGGTTGACATACGGAGTAGAAGTTATGATAGGGTAAGAGAGACAGAAATTTGGCCGAGGAGAGAAGATAGTGTTCACGGCAGACGAGGTAAAGAGGAAGATTTGAGGCTGGAGTACAATGCTGAAGTTGGTGCAAGGCATAATAGAAATAAGGCGAGGCCCACTGATAGGAATGATAGAGATGAAGATCTTCATTCGCGGAAGCGTTTGGATGATGGTGACTGGAGGGGCTCTCGACAAAGAGAGCGTGGTGATGTTGTTTTGAATCGTCGTGAAAGTTTGGACGATTCTCATATCAAGAGAAATAAGGACGATGAGAACTTGCGGAGAATGAAGCCCGAAAATGAAGACATGGTGCCTGGTTATAGAGCAAGGGATGATAATaacagaagaaaaagagagagggaTGATGGAGTTGATCAGAAAAGAAGAGATGATAGTGGTAGAATGCGGGAGAAGGTTGATGATCGTCATCATGCCAAACACAAAGATGACAACTGGCGacagagagaaagggaggacaGACAGAGACCCAAGCATGAAAATGCATTAACCCTTCAgagggaagaaggaagaggaaccGGTCGGGGTAGGGTTATGGATGATAAGTTAGTCAGTGGTGGTAAGAAGAAGGATGAACTTCGATCTTCGGTATTAAGCAAAGAACCCCAAGAGCGTACCAGGCAAAATGAACCTTCCAGGAGAGGTCAGGGTGTGGAAGAAAATAGCTTGCAGAATAAAGGGCGTTCTGATGTACATCCACGTGATGACAACTCAAACAGTGAGAGGAGCTCCAggcaagaaaaacaaaacaataaTCGTCTCTCTGGCAGTTCTGATGCTCGCCACGCAGGTAGAGATAGGCATAGGGAGAGCACAAGAAAGGGCAGAAGTTCGGAGCCTGGTGAGCACGATCTCCACAGATCAAGCAAAAGGAGACGTGAAGACCATGAAAGCCATCGCACCGGGAAG gttgaaacaaaaGAGGCGAATGAGCAAGAGAACAGTAGAGGTCATGCAGCATCATCCAAGAAGAGCCAGAATCCTCAACCAGATAATTCATTGGTGAATCAAGTGGAAGAAGACGCCATATCAGATGATGAAAATCATGAGGATTCAAGAAGGGGTCGCTCTAAGTTGGAGCGATGGACGAGCAACAAAGAGATAGAATATAGTAATATCGATGATGATAGTACACAGACATTTCCAACCATCAAAACTGATGTTCAAGCCCCCATTGCCGATTTGTTAGGTAAATCTGAAGTTTCTGCTGCAGTTGGTAATTCAGACATCAAGAGCAGTGTTGATACTGGACAGACATCTGATAAGATAGCTGAAGAGCGTGACCGACATCTAGACACAGTTGAGAGGCTCAAGAGACGAAGTGAGCGTTTCAAACTTCCAATGCCTGGTGAGAAGGATGCACCACAAAGCAAAAAGGTTGATAACGAAGTTCAGCTTCCCCAAAATgaacctgctgctgctgatatGGAAGTGAAGCCAGAGCGGCCAGCTCGCAAGAGAAGATGGACTTCTGGAAGTTAG